The Herpetosiphonaceae bacterium sequence AAATGATCCAGAAAGTGCAGGCCGGGGAAGTTGATCATGCCCGCGAGGGTCGCACCCACCGCCAGAATCCAGAGTGGCACCGTCATGATCGGCTCGCTCTCGTGCGGGTGGTAGCTGTGATCGCGCTGCTCGCCCCAGAAGATCAGGAAGACCTGACGGCCCATGTAGAACGCGGTCAGCGCCGCCGTGATAATCAGCAGCACTCCCAGCGTCGGGTAGGTGCCGAAGCGACCTCCGTGGAACGCCGCGCCGATGATCTCATCCTTCGAGAAGAAGCCCGCGAAAATCGGAATGCCTGCCAGCGCCAGCGTGCCGATGATATACGTGCGGAACGTCTGCGGCATGGCATTGCGCAGACCGCCCATGCGCCGCATATCCTGCGTCTCGTGCGTGCCGTGGATCACCGAGCCGGCTGCCAGGAAGAGCAGCGCCTTGAACACGCCGTGCGTCAGCAGGTGGAACATCGCGGCGGTGTACGCGCCCATGCCCGCGGCGGCGACCATGAAGCCAAGCTGCGAAACCGTCGAGAACGCCAGCACGCGCTTGATGTCGTACTGCCCGATCGCAATCGAGGCCGCCACAAACGCCGTCAGCACGCCGATGATGGCGGTCAAGTTTGAAACCGGCGCGGTCAGCGCGAAGATCGCGTGCGAGCGCACGATCAGATACACGCCCGACGTGACCATCGTCGCGGCGTGGATCAGCGCCGAGGCGGGCGTCGGGCCGGCCATCGCGTCGGGCAGCCAGACCCACAGCGGGATCTGCGCCGACTTGCCGGTGACGCCGATCAGCATCAAAAAGGCAATCGCCGAGGACACAGCGACCGGCCCAAAGATCCACTGAGTCTGCTGCCCGGCCAGGACCTCAGCCGCACGCGGGAAGATCGCGCCGAAGTTGAGCGAGCCGAAGCGCTGGAAGAGCGCCAGGATCGCCAGCATCAGCCCAAAGTCGCCCATGCGGTTGACCACGAACGCTTTCATCGAGGCGTAGCGCGCCTCCGAGCGCTCGAAGCTGTGGCCGATCAGCAGGTACGAGCAGAGGCCCACGCCCTCCCAGCCCAGGAACAGGAGCAAGTAGTTGTTCGCCAGCACCAGCAGCAGCATCGCGGTGACGAACAGATTCATGTACACAAAGTAGCGCACCGGACGCGGATCGTGAGCCATGTAGCCGATCGAGAAGACGTGGATCAGGCCGCCGACGCCCGTGATCAGCAGCACCATCACCGCCGACAGCGGATCGAATAAGAAGCCGAAGGGCACTCTGAGCCGTCCGGCCTCGATCCACTGCCACAGCGTAAAGTCAACATGCGTCTGCTCCTCGTGGGGCAGGCCCGCCAGCGTTGCCGTAGCGACCAGCGCCAGCACAAAGCCCAGAAGCACCGCCGCGCTGGCAATGATCCCGGCGCGTCGCCCGTCGCGGATCGCAAAAGTGTTGACCAGCGCGCCGAGCAGCGGCAGGACGATGATCAACGGGACAAGTGTTTGAATAAGCTCCACAAGATCCTTCCTCAGCAGTGAGAACAGAGAACAAAGAACAGAGAACAATCTACGGCTTTCTTTGTTCTTTGTTCCGTTGTTCGTTGTCCTTGAGACTTATCCCCGCATCGTATTGACTTCGTCGACGTTGGTGGTGCGCTTGGTGCGGAAGATGCCCACGAGCAGCGCAAGACCCACCGCAACCTCGGCGGCTGCCACAGTAATCACAAAAAAAGTTAAGATCTGACCGTCAACATGGCCCCACTGGCGTGAGAACGCAACCAGCGCCAGATTTGCCGAGTTTAACATCAGCTCGACCGACATAAAGACCACCAGCGCGTTGCGGCGGGTCAGCACGCCGATCACGCCGATCGTGAACAAGATGGCGCTCAACATCACATAATAGCTGGTAGGAACCATCAGGTGCGCGCTCCTTCTCGTGTACGGCTTTTGATCGTCAGCACAACCGCGCCGATCAACGCGACCAGCAGCAAAACCGAGGTAATTTCAAATGGCAGCAGATAGGTGCTGAAGAGCGCGCCTGCCATCGTCTCAGGCGATCCCAGGTTGTCGGGTAGCGGCGCCGGAGTCTGGGCCAGCGCGGGCGTGTCGGCACCCAGCAGCGCGTAGCCCGCAATGCCGATCAGCACCAGGCCAAGCACCAGCGCGACCGGCGTTTGCAGGGGCAGGCCGTTGACTTCTTCCTGGCCTTTCTCGGAGCCGAGCAGCATAATCACGAACAAAAACAATACCATGATCGC is a genomic window containing:
- the nuoL gene encoding NADH-quinone oxidoreductase subunit L, which translates into the protein MELIQTLVPLIIVLPLLGALVNTFAIRDGRRAGIIASAAVLLGFVLALVATATLAGLPHEEQTHVDFTLWQWIEAGRLRVPFGFLFDPLSAVMVLLITGVGGLIHVFSIGYMAHDPRPVRYFVYMNLFVTAMLLLVLANNYLLLFLGWEGVGLCSYLLIGHSFERSEARYASMKAFVVNRMGDFGLMLAILALFQRFGSLNFGAIFPRAAEVLAGQQTQWIFGPVAVSSAIAFLMLIGVTGKSAQIPLWVWLPDAMAGPTPASALIHAATMVTSGVYLIVRSHAIFALTAPVSNLTAIIGVLTAFVAASIAIGQYDIKRVLAFSTVSQLGFMVAAAGMGAYTAAMFHLLTHGVFKALLFLAAGSVIHGTHETQDMRRMGGLRNAMPQTFRTYIIGTLALAGIPIFAGFFSKDEIIGAAFHGGRFGTYPTLGVLLIITAALTAFYMGRQVFLIFWGEQRDHSYHPHESEPIMTVPLWILAVGATLAGMINFPGLHFLDHFLEPVFEATGAVQEPPEFDFLLATITVVLALGAIWVAYQVYGKRQWKKTFRDPLERVLGVFFEGFEQRWYADDVYESVVVRPFKATARFLARILDPLGIDGLVNGAARLVGLGGQGLREAQTGYVRSYTLVFLIGVLAVIGYFGFMTVR
- a CDS encoding NADH-quinone oxidoreductase subunit J; translation: METVLFVITALITIGAAAAMVLSHNAVHSALWLVLNFFGVAVLYLLLSAPFLAMVQITVYAGAIMVLFLFVIMLLGSEKGQEEVNGLPLQTPVALVLGLVLIGIAGYALLGADTPALAQTPAPLPDNLGSPETMAGALFSTYLLPFEITSVLLLVALIGAVVLTIKSRTREGART
- the nuoK gene encoding NADH-quinone oxidoreductase subunit NuoK; this encodes MVPTSYYVMLSAILFTIGVIGVLTRRNALVVFMSVELMLNSANLALVAFSRQWGHVDGQILTFFVITVAAAEVAVGLALLVGIFRTKRTTNVDEVNTMRG